The region cacactcgtttagcggcctgagatcagcgcatgtaaatacaactgaaatgcttctgtatgatgtgcaatatgttagcatttggggccccattttaaactttgcctagggcctcaCTTTGCCTAAAACTTTTCCTGGGGAGCCCAGGATCCGGATTCATGGGAGCTCCCCTATGCTATGttttcctgacctggaggaggagttaggcagttggtcTTGGGAAAATAAGCAGTGCAGACATCTAGGAGAGGTGCAGTGCAGATAGAGAggtctggcagccacgagggaactgcagcctctggaagaaggtagctagaaggaatatagagcgcacAAAGGGTGTTATCCGAGATAAAGGGAATACTCGTGAGAGATAAtataaattcactcacctattatggttgtgtgagacacaaccactGTACTTAGCATTGGTGGCTGCTGCAAGCCCTgatgtgatgatcctttgctaggtgaagagaatggggcatcagactgcggtgctcgcctgtcaggataatgtaccaaagaagtccaagtagatgtaatagagaatagacatttatttctacgcgtttcgtggtgatcacacccagggccggcgtcagcacccgggcaagtgccggggccctggcgagacgggggggcccactcgcgCTGGGATACTGCTGCGCACACACACTGTTCAGCAGGGCCgccgtcagggcattactgccctgactggggtATGGGGCCCGATGAACGGAGGggacccgcatcgggccccatctcttcAGGTCACATCCTGACCTTATGGACCCGCCATTAACTTCTCCCTCCTCACTATTCCCCCTCAGCGGGGGGAGCGCACTCAGCGCATGGTGTAGCAGGGGAGCGGGAAAGGAAAAGGAACAGCCCCTGGGAGAGAGGAGAGCTGGGCAGGGAACTGGTGGCTGTGTCCACAGCTAGCTCTGGGATGTTCCTCATCCAACAGTGGCCAGTCTGTGGATGCCCAGTCGTGCACTATGGCGGCGGCTGTGGAAGTCACCGGGAGCAGCAGCTGCAAAGGTAGCAGCAACACCTCCAGCACCGGCGAAGAGGAGAGGATCATGAGGCGCATCTTCCAGACCTGTGATGGGGACGGTGACGGCTGTATCAGCAGGTATGGGGGGGGGGGCGCAACTTTCCACCTTACTCCTGAATAGTTGGCTGCAGGGGGCACTTATTCCCCTGTGAGTGCAGGAGGCCGGCCTGAGAGCCCTTTTGCCCACTGCTGATGCCACACTCCGGGCCCTGAGGGCACAGGGGCTCCACTCATTCTGCCCTGGTACAGCACAAATCTGCTGGCAGGGTCAGTCCTCATGGCACTGCACCCATTGCCCTGAGAAGAGTTATTTCTAGAAATTCCTGACATGTGTACCCATGTACTTAGAGCAGTTTACGAAGGGCAGCACTGGCACAACATGAGACATCTCAGGATGTGACATCTCAGGATGTGACATTTGGGCCCAGTCTTACAGGATTTATGGGAGATATgacacatcttaggtaaactaaggccatgttcactctGAAGTGCACTAGAATCTGAAGCAAAaaaatctgtggctgacactgtggtGCTCGCTGTGGGGTCTGCGTGTTGAATATCCCATCCCATCCCATTGTGTACAGCCAACCACTGCAGTGTCCAGGAAGATTGTTCactaggtgacatgtcacaggttaaaaaaaaatccactggAATGACCAGCAGTGCAGATTACCCACTGGAGATTATGGGGGAGATTTGTGGGTAGTTCATATGGAAATCTGCTCTGTGGAGACTaagggtcaggatttttcatcagtatttgtaagccaaaaccaggagtgggtgataaatccagaagtggtgcatatgtttctattatacttttcctctatttgttccactcctggttttggcttacaaacactgatgaaaaatcctgaccaaatcctgatgcaatcctgaacgtggacacatacccttactctaaGGTCGGCTCATACTGAGgtgtttttttctcagtttttgcagtagaaaatctttaaaaaaaacaacaaaaaaaaaacaccagtagtaAAACACTGCCAAAAACCGTCTGTGTGAACATGTCCTACAAGAGGAAAAACAATCTGTTTTTCAAGAAAAAAAACTCTTAGAAATCATTACTTTTCTCTTGCGTTGTGCAAACCTAAAACCTCCTTTATATTAGTAGTTTCTGGACTTTACCTGAGCTCTTTTTCAACATTTTATTCTTGCTGAACTTTTTTTTTTGAGGCGGGAGCGTCTTACTGACATTTgatggactttaaaaaaaaatctttacaacgAATAAGAaaacagtagtttttttttttttttttaaagccgtcGTTCAAAGCACTGTGTTCTACATTacaagcatagtggatgagatttatagaaatcccatgccgacTGTGCTTCTATTTACCGCTGCGTAAACTCACCCGTGGCATgggtttacgagccgcagcatgttGATTATCTGCAGCGGAGACCCTAGTCTGCATAGTCTCACCCATAGCAATTCATTtcatgcaggaaatccgcatggttcactgaacacatgcagatttacctgcatgattagaacacagcattttggatgcagcgaaaatacTGTGTCCAAAACATTGCTATATCCTGATCGTGGGGACATAGCCTAACCTgtggattaaccccatatctgcctaCTATTAGCGTTTGGGGACATGACAAGTTCCCTCTATTGagtatatctgtgcatcatgaattgaggtatgtgttaaagggggggcccactgagactctttcgcccggggccctcaaaagccTGAAGCCGGCcctgatcacaccacttcctcaggacagtctatacacatacagggtcttgtatttatagcaaaagaaggcacatggagacgcctcctttaaaaaaaaaaaaaaaaaaacgccacacCCAGTTGGCGGGAAATCAGACTTAAACACATATTCAAACACATGTACATAATAAAACACACGAAACAATCATAAAATATAATTGAGTATAGCACTtaaaaccattgctcatacatgtaaaaatctaaatacaaaaaaaaacacattaaaaagagtagTTAAGTAAATGAATAACTTCTGCAAGCTGGGGGAGTGCTAGAACCTACagtgtaagcttaacctctactgtgggtaatatcctggagggcattctaagggatgctatactggagtatctgaagaggaataacctcatgacccagtatcagcacgggtttactagggaccgttcctgtcagactaatctgatcagtttctatgaagaggtaagttccggactggaccaagggaacccagtggacgtagtgtatatggacttttcaaaagcttttgatacggtgccacacaaaaggttgataaataaaatgagaataatggggataggggaaaatatgcgtaagtgggttgagagttggctcagggataggaaacaaagggtggttattaatggaacacactcagactgggtcgcggttagcagtggggtaccacaggggtccgtattgggcccttttctttttaacatattaatgatcttgtagggagcatacagagtggaatttcaatatttgcagatgacactaaactctgcagggtaatcaatacagatgaggacaattttatattacaggatgatttatgtaaacttgaagcttgggctgataaatggcaaatgagctttaatggggataaatgtaaggtcatgcacttgggtagaagtaataagatgtataactatgtgcttaattctaaaactctgggcaaaaccgtcaatgaaaaagacctgggtgtatgggtggatgacaaactcatattcagtggccagtgtcaggcagctgctacaaaggcaaataaaataatggatgtattaaaaggcatagatgctcatgaggagaacataattttacctctatacaagtcactagttcgaccacacttagaatactgtgtacagttctggtctccggtgtataagaaagacatagctgaactagagcgggtgcagggaagagcgaccaaggttattagaggactggggggtctgcaataccaagataggttattacacttggggctatttagtttggaaaaacgaagactaaggggtgatcttatgttaatgtataaatatatgaggggacagtacaaagacctttctgatgatctttttaatcatagaccttagacagggacaagggggcatcctctacgtctggaggaaagaaggtttaagcataataacagacgcggattctttactgtaagagcagtgagactatggaactctctgccgtatgatgttgtaatgagtgattcattacttaaatttaagaggggactggatgcctttcttgaaaagtataatgttacagggtatatacactagattccttgatagggcgttgatccagggaactagtctgattgccgtatgtggagtcaggaaggaatttttttccccaatgtggagcttactctttgccacatgggctttttttgccttcctctggatcaacatgttagggcatgttaggttaggctatggggtgaactagatggacttaaagacttccttcaaccttaataactatgtaaaacaGTTATTCTTTGTCAAGACCCTGCTACTCATGTTTTGAACCATTGAGCCATTGTTGTAGATTTGATTGGATTGCTTTATTTGGTGGTAGTTTCACAAGAGTCTGTGAAATCAAAGAGAAAACAGTGAAAAAtaaaaagacccccccccccctgaaaaAAGTCCTTTAGAactttttttccttcattttctttccctttccccctccctccttttttcccttttccttttgtaaaaaaataaataaaaacaaacgtTATAAGGTGCAGAGGAATGATGAGGTTCTACAGGGGAACAGAGCAGAATCCATAGAAATATCCAAATTAATTGAACAAATCAGTTGTTTCCTTGAGTTGATGGGGATTTATAATGTTCAGCTTGTGAATCCAGAAGATCTCTTTCCTATTAAGAGTCTGGACTCGATTAGGATTATCAAGAGGGACATGGTCAATAGGGATCACCCTGAAAGAGATCCTTTTGTTGTGATATATTGCATAATGCCTAGAAGGGCCATGCTGTAAAAATCCTTCTTTTATATTATACCTGTGCGAGTTTATTCTTTTATGCAGCTGTTGCGTTGTCCTGCCTACATATAATTTCTTACATTCGCATATAATGACATAGATGACAAAACTGGAAATGTGGAAATTCAGATGAGTTTCAAATCAAATACTATTTGACTTACCAATCCAGTTTTGTCATCTCCTTCAGGGTGATCCCTATTGACCATGCCCCCCTTGATAATCCTAATCGAGTCCAGACTCATAGTAGGAAAGAAATCTTCTGGATTCACAAGCTGAACACTATAAATCCCCATGGACTCCATGAAACAACTGATTTGTTCAATTAATTTGGATATTTCTATGGATTCTGCTCTGTTCCCCTGTAGAACCTCATTATTCCTCTGCACGTTATAACGCTtgcttttattaattttttttacaaaaggaAAAGGGGATAAAAGGAAGGGGAGAAAAGGAGGGAGGAGGAAAGAAGGgaaaaggagggaaaaaaaaattctcagggacttttttcgggttttttttttttttttgcggttttccgttatctctttgaTTTCACAGACTCTTGTGAAACTACCACCAAATTAAGCAATCCAATCGCATCCACCCAAGGCTCAATGGTTCAAAACATTAGTAGCAGGGTCTTGACAAAGAATAACTGTTTTAACACCGTAGGTTCAAGCATTCCCCCAGCTTGCAGAAGTTATTCATTTCCTTAACtactcttttttaaccccttcacgacatacgccgtactattactgcacatgtcgtgtctccgcctttgatgtgggctccggcggtgagcccacctcaaagtcgcgacatgtcagctgttttgtacagctgacatgtgcgctcaatagcggcgggtgaaatcgcaattacaTACATAAAAcgactttgattagttaatgtggtaggcagctctgaacaaatgtgttttgagggagcgcctaaaactatgcaagttgtggatggtcctaatatcttggggcagagcattccagaggattggcgcagcacgggagaagtcttggagacaggagtgggaggtacggattagtgcagaggttaaggccccgtcacacatagcgatttaccaacgatcacgaccagcgatacgacctggccgtgatcgttggtaagtcgttgtgtggtcgctggagagctgtcacacagacagctctctccagcgaccaacgatcaggggaacgacttcggcatcgttgaaactgtcttcaacgatgccgaagtccccctgcagcacccgggtaaccagggtaaacatcgggttactaagcgcagggccgcacttagtaacccgatgtttaccctggttaccaaaaaaaacaaacagtacatactcaccatctgatgtccgtcaggtcccttgccgtctgcttcctgctctgaatgagtgccgccgtacagtgagagcagagcgcagcggtgacgtcactgctgtgctgtgctctcactgtacggcggcactcagtcagagcaggaagcagacggcaagggacctgacggacatcagatggtgagtatgtactgtttgtttttttttttacatttacgctggtaaccagggtaaacatcgggttactaagcgcggccctgcgcttagtaacccgatgtttaccctggttaccagtgaagacatcactggattggtgtcacacacaccgattcagcgatgtcagcgggacctcaacgaccaaaaaaaggtccaggccattccgacacgaccagcgatctcgcagcaggggcctgatcgctggtacgtgtcacacatagcgagatcgctactgaggtcgctgttgcgtcacaaaacttgtgactcagcagcgatctcgctagtgatctcgctatgtgtgacggggcctttagtcgaaagtcgtttgcagagcgcagtggtcggctaggccgatagacagaaatgagggaggagatgtaagggggtgccgcacagtggatagctttgtgggtgagaacaagtactttgaattgtatcctgtaatgaatgggcagccagtgtaacgactggcgaagaacggacacgtccgagtaacgattagccagatagacgaccctagctgccgcattaaagggcacctgtcaccccgttttttcagtatgagataaaaatactgttaaatagggcctgagctgtgcattacaacagtgtattttgtggaccccgattccccacctatgctgccaaaatacgttaccaaagtagccgttttcgcctgtcaatcaggctggtctggtcaaaagggcgtggtgtcttcccccagatcttgcttagttttccgttggtggcgtagtggtttgcgcatgcccaaggtcccgaatccactgcacaggggagttaagagcgtgatgtgcactatttcattggtgatcggtgggggcggccatcttcctttggccgcgcgtgcgcagaagcggcgctctgctggccgcggcttcaggaaaatggccgcgggatgccgcgcgtgcgcagatggagatcgcggcggccattttcctgaagcagagttcgcatctcggcttcaggaaaatggccgccgcgatctccatctgcgcacgcgcggcatcccgcggccattttcctgaagccgcggccagcagagcgccgcttctgcgcacgcgcggccaaaggaagatggccgcccccaccgatcaccaatgaaatagtgcacatcgcgctcttttaactcccctgtgcagtggattcgggaccttgggcatgcgcacaccactacgccaccaacggaaaactaagcaagatctgggggaagacaccacgcccttttgaccagaccagcctgattgacaggtgaaaacggctagtttggtaacgtattttggcagcataggtggggaatcggggtccacaaaatacactattgtaatgcacagctcaggccctatttaacagtatttttatctcatactgaaaaaacagggtgacaggtgccctttaaggatagactggagagaggaaagtcgagtaacagggaggccaattagtagagcgttacagtagtccatctCATGTGATTTATGTTGCCCAAAACACAATTGCAGGTCtacgtgattgacaggtctctcattGTGCACGACTCCAATCACCTTGAGTGGCGCTGGACTAGTCTTCTCTCAATCTCTAATAATCTTCTAATGCTTCAGCACTTCAGAGAATAGACCTGCCTGCAGTTGTACAGCCCGGCTCTGATTTTGAAGCCCGTGGTTTGGAGGGTACGAATCGCGTGACTGGATCCCTTTTAAGATCACAAACGTTACTGTCTAACACTGAATCATGTCTTTGCTGTACTAGGAGATTTAGAAATTGTAAGAATTCATATTTTGCCTGCTGTGAAgcaaaatgttttcattttttcagaAAAGAAACGGAGAATACAAAACCTTAAATTTCTCTTGCATAACCTGACAACGGAGGAGCTGATCAAGGCGACGGTGATGTATCCACGCACAATGCGTTTTGGAGAAACTTATTACATATGCAAGGTGGATCTTCTACCAAGTGCCAGCCACTTCTCCAAGACCAGAGTTCCCCCTGGAATATGGGTGTGGACCGAGACTGACGTCACTCTTCACATCAAATCTCTACTGGAGGCTGCAAACCGAAGTTTACATATCCAACTCATATGCCAGAGTATTGGGAAACGCAACACAAGATCTCTGGCTGTTTCGGCCTCCCATATCCCTTTCTTACTTATTGACTTCGGCTCAAAATTCCAGAATCAGTCCAGTGAGAAAATTTTAACTGCAGTTTCAGAAAAGGCTGCTCCACATGTGTTGAGAAGGAAACCTCGTCAAGTGGGGACAATTGGCATTAAGCTTCCAAAACTTGGCAACCAAAGCGAGCAACTCAAGAATCATTGCTCGCTCCGTCCATTCTGGGTTAGCTTTCATCAGCTAGGATGGGATCACTGGATTATTGCACCACACAGGTACAACCCTGGATACTGCAAAGGAGACTGCCCGAGACTTCTTCATTCTGGGTACAATTCGCCCAACCATGCCATTATCCAGAACTTTATTAATCAGATGGTTGATGGAAATGTGCCACGTCCTTCTTGTGTCCCGTACTCCTATGGTCCCATCAGTGTCCTTATGATTGAACCTGGAGGAAATATCCTGTATAAAGAATATGAGAATATGATTGCAGGATCCTGCACCTGTCGGTAAGCAAACAGGGACTATTCTGAGAAAAGCGGGAGAGAATCAAGCACTTTATGAAGGCCACTTTATGACGCCAATTGAAAATGTGTGTAAATATTTGTGTGTTATTTAAGCTTATAGATGTGACTACGAGCAGGTCTGTTTCTATAGTTGTACGACTTTTTTCCTCTCCACCCCAAaatgaaaataaaacttttttcactttttgtaattctaTGTATAGATTTTAGAGGTTTAGAGCTGAACCCCTCCCTAAGATAAGTGTATAATGGTGAGATACTTAAAATATCATCACACTTCATATATATGAATAGTAGGGATCATGTCtggttttagcaaaaaaaaaaatagtaacaaaaaaaattgtggcaaCACTATTGACAAGTTATGTCTGTATAACCTGCACACAGCTGGGTTATAgagactgattttttttatttcaaaattgTATAATCAAATTCTGTATGTTTTTTAAAGGGAAGCCCAGATATGGTTGTGCAATAGTAACCAGGGATGTTTTATTCGAAATTGCTGCTGCGTTTCATTGAAATTACACTTTTAAATGCTATTATGTGTCTTGGCCGACTAGTCCGAGGCGAATCACCGGCCAACTTCTTCCCGCCCGGATTATGTGGACTGACTAGTCTTCCCCTGTGTGTGCACAAAAGGAGAAACCAGTCCGACAAAAGGATTGGGGTGAACCGGGTGACCTGAGACAGTTTGGCCGGCTGTATATCATGTGTACTCTGAAACGCTCAGGATTCAAGCAGCATGACTGATAGGTTCTCTTTGAAGGGTATTCCTTTGTCACATTGTGTGTGTGATTGTGGACCTGTAAGTGGACCTCAGCTGTTCACTGTGAAGCCCTTTCCATTACTCGGCTTTATCTGGGCCTTTCCCCCTTTATTACATTATAAATGCTGTGATTTCAGAAAATGTAGCTCAAAGTCtccataaatatataaaataactttttgtaaaataaattaatgaaaGAAAATAAAGCCAAGTGTTGTGTAATAAGCAGGACTGTCCCAGATTAATTCTGCTGTCTCGCTGCCTCTTAAGTTCCTTCCTTTGCTTCTGCACAATAGAGACACATGGGGACTTGGAGGAAATGCAATTAACTTATGAGATAGCAACTGATGCACAATATCTGCTAGCAACACCAACTATTACTGCAAccgagtgtgaccaactttttactattgatgctggctatgcgaggatataataaatcgtgatatccaTTCCTCGCCTTTcgacggcccccgcagccttcccgctccttgtgatgctcccggcagctcccattcccagtaatgcctcgcgacaatgaccccagatgacgtggaATCACGctaaaccgctacgtcatcacaggtcattgtcgcaaggaattactgggaacaggagcatcgcgaggagcgggaaggctgcggggggccgccggaaggtaagaTTATCATGATTTTTTTgtctttaataatttttttttttacaagtatatggttcccagggcctggaggagagtctcctctactccaccatgggtaccaaccgcacatgatctgcttacttcccacatggtgggcatagcctcatgcgggaagtaagtggatcaatgaatTCCTATGTGTacggaatcgctgcgattccgcgcaaagaatgaacatgctgcgtttttttccggaatgcgattccgccgcggaaaaaaaatgtgcccaaaaaatgcggaatgcattaaaaatgatgggatgcttatgtaagctttttttagcgttttttttttcgGCGGAAAAGTGCCAAAAAagagctaaaaatcctgaacgtgtgcacatagccttaagggaagtttgcagcgccccagagtcctggtcgttgcagtaatgtcgctctgccactaaggggagtgatgttacgtctgattgcactaaaggagttcacctgaccaggtatcacagtcacacattacacttcacactccggccaccagggggagcaaagggttctatgtattaggccactcctcacactctggtaaaactgggggttggataggaagttagagagaagctgactgggttttgcccaggtaacatctagtgagagaagagcgttacttgggaagattcaggggggtccctgtcaggggtgggatcctgacagaggcctagcgaaaggacagggcgttatggagccgtgcctgcacctcattgcggcggcatcttaagaaaggacacgaagcgaaggatattgtggagaagtgagaaacgagatcacagcacaaaggcgatagaaccagtaggagtcgttccccgagatcggcaacatcctactgaggcgtgtagccggtggccggaacgccgaggaagtaatagactctacgcattacttcgaaccaacggcagggcagttaactctaggttggccgtctcaccttttacacctaatgaagtcaacggaggcaattgtgagagaggggcgtctctagggtccctataaaataactccaggcctaccccatcatacgggtgcgtcctatccatatcatctgggggacggagagagaaagaacagaaacatacacgacagttgtgaggactatcccgtggtgctcagcagggaagtactacaacacccaggcgctagtaggtaggctactgatttccacctgcaaagggaactctggatgtgccttcggaccg is a window of Ranitomeya variabilis isolate aRanVar5 chromosome 2, aRanVar5.hap1, whole genome shotgun sequence DNA encoding:
- the BMP15 gene encoding bone morphogenetic protein 15, which produces MMTASQNLLLLWLVLVVSPPGRGMNGLSAIMRSHSLPLIRTLMDHGPLKSHNAAKHELSVQHLRFMLQLYKKSADGDGRPRASRRAGAAVRLVRPVGPEPFITEKKRRIQNLKFLLHNLTTEELIKATVMYPRTMRFGETYYICKVDLLPSASHFSKTRVPPGIWVWTETDVTLHIKSLLEAANRSLHIQLICQSIGKRNTRSLAVSASHIPFLLIDFGSKFQNQSSEKILTAVSEKAAPHVLRRKPRQVGTIGIKLPKLGNQSEQLKNHCSLRPFWVSFHQLGWDHWIIAPHRYNPGYCKGDCPRLLHSGYNSPNHAIIQNFINQMVDGNVPRPSCVPYSYGPISVLMIEPGGNILYKEYENMIAGSCTCR